Proteins co-encoded in one Haloarcula pelagica genomic window:
- a CDS encoding FAD-dependent oxidoreductase, protein MPSEREDVIVVGGGVAGLSAAIYTARAGLSTRIVSTGESILGRNAHLENYPGFPAGINPRLLLELIQAQARRAGVWFIDGEATDVERTDGRFHVTLADDEEYDAQYLIAASWADSSYLDGLDIETIDRGSKEFVGVDDCGRTGVDGLYAAGRLAEQHHQAIVAAGHGAQVGLTLIEDSGVDFYHDWTAPEGYFTDRGREVPPGCEEIDEAERQQREEESLEIMRRYFEQPMPGEPTPHPSLADDE, encoded by the coding sequence ATGCCATCCGAACGCGAAGACGTGATCGTCGTCGGCGGCGGTGTCGCTGGCCTCTCCGCGGCGATCTACACCGCCAGAGCCGGCCTGTCGACCCGAATCGTCTCGACCGGCGAGTCGATCCTCGGACGGAACGCCCACCTGGAGAACTACCCCGGCTTCCCGGCGGGGATCAACCCCCGGCTCCTGCTGGAACTGATCCAGGCACAGGCCCGCCGGGCCGGCGTGTGGTTCATCGACGGGGAGGCGACCGACGTGGAGCGAACGGACGGCCGGTTCCACGTCACCCTGGCCGACGACGAGGAGTACGACGCACAGTACCTGATCGCCGCCTCCTGGGCTGACTCGTCCTACCTCGACGGGCTCGATATCGAGACGATCGATCGGGGCTCGAAGGAGTTCGTCGGCGTCGACGACTGCGGCCGGACGGGCGTCGACGGGCTCTACGCTGCCGGACGACTGGCCGAGCAACACCACCAGGCCATCGTCGCCGCCGGTCACGGCGCACAGGTCGGCTTGACCCTGATCGAGGACTCGGGCGTTGACTTCTACCACGACTGGACCGCCCCGGAGGGGTACTTCACCGATCGGGGGCGTGAGGTCCCGCCGGGCTGTGAGGAGATCGACGAGGCCGAACGGCAACAGCGAGAAGAGGAGTCCCTGGAGATCATGCGCCGGTACTTCGAACAGCCCATGCCCGGCGAGCCGACGCCCCATCCGAGTCTCGCCGACGACGAGTAG
- the pan1 gene encoding proteasome-activating nucleotidase Pan1 — protein MTDTVDDVDLPYDENASQQKKIEALQERLEVLESQNEEMRDKLLDANAENNKYQQKLERLTHENKKLKQSPLFVATVQELTDEGVIIKQHGNNQEALTEVTDEMREDLSPDDRVAVNNSLSIVKQLDDETDVRARVMQVDQSPSVTYQDIGGIEEQMDEVRETVEMPLKSPEMFEDVGIDPPSGVLLHGPPGTGKTMLAKAVANETDATFIKMAGSELVHKFIGEGSKLVRDLFDLARQEEPAVVFIDEIDAIAAKRTESKTSGDAEVQRTMMQLLSEMDGFDDRGEIRIIAATNRFDMLDRAILRPGRFDRLIEVPKPDVEGRRQIFQIHTRDMNLADGVEFEELAAEIDEASGADVKAICTEAGMFAIRDDRTEVQMSDFYDAWEKIQQEETEDEDISRTFA, from the coding sequence ATGACCGACACCGTCGACGATGTCGACTTACCGTACGACGAGAACGCCTCACAGCAGAAGAAGATCGAGGCGCTGCAGGAACGGCTCGAAGTCCTCGAATCACAGAACGAGGAGATGCGGGACAAGCTGCTCGACGCGAACGCCGAGAACAACAAGTACCAGCAGAAGCTCGAACGGCTCACCCACGAGAACAAGAAGCTCAAACAGTCGCCACTGTTCGTCGCGACCGTCCAGGAACTGACCGACGAGGGTGTCATCATCAAACAGCACGGCAACAATCAGGAGGCCCTGACCGAGGTCACCGACGAGATGCGCGAGGATCTCTCGCCCGACGACCGCGTCGCCGTCAACAACTCCCTCTCGATCGTCAAGCAACTCGACGACGAAACCGACGTTCGCGCCCGGGTGATGCAGGTCGACCAGTCGCCGTCGGTCACCTATCAGGACATCGGTGGGATCGAAGAGCAGATGGACGAGGTCCGCGAGACCGTCGAGATGCCGCTGAAGTCCCCGGAGATGTTCGAAGACGTTGGGATCGACCCGCCAAGCGGCGTCCTGCTGCACGGCCCGCCCGGCACCGGGAAGACGATGCTCGCGAAGGCAGTGGCCAACGAGACCGACGCCACGTTCATCAAGATGGCCGGCTCGGAACTGGTCCACAAGTTCATCGGCGAGGGGTCGAAGCTCGTCCGTGACCTGTTCGACCTGGCTCGCCAGGAAGAGCCCGCCGTCGTCTTTATCGACGAGATCGACGCTATCGCGGCCAAACGTACGGAGTCGAAGACCTCCGGTGACGCGGAGGTCCAGCGGACGATGATGCAACTGCTCTCGGAGATGGACGGGTTCGACGACCGCGGCGAGATCCGGATCATCGCGGCGACCAACCGCTTCGACATGCTCGACCGGGCGATCCTCCGGCCCGGCCGGTTCGACCGCCTCATCGAAGTTCCCAAACCCGACGTGGAGGGTCGCCGGCAGATCTTCCAGATCCACACCCGCGACATGAACCTCGCGGACGGCGTCGAGTTCGAGGAACTCGCCGCGGAGATCGACGAGGCCTCCGGTGCCGACGTGAAGGCGATCTGTACGGAAGCGGGGATGTTCGCTATCCGCGACGACAGGACCGAGGTCCAGATGTCGGACTTCTACGACGCCTGGGAGAAGATCCAGCAGGAAGAGACCGAAGACGAAGACATCTCG